In one window of Spiroplasma corruscae DNA:
- a CDS encoding dihydroorotate dehydrogenase produces MSKLSIKIPGIKLKNPIIIASGPLIHGEYLNSVYDLSTLGAITTKTVTFLPKEGNPTPRFASLEGGYINAVGLKNIGIKKFIKTKMEFLEMMNVPVISSIAGNSIEEYVEMVTMLNNKEVINAIELNVSCPNVKKDSIVMTSNYEYLKELIISVKKVTTKPIYIKLSPTEPDIIETAKVCKAAGADALTMINGISGMKINIKTMEPVLSNKFGGVSGSFIRPLAIKLVYQVSNEVDIPIIGVGGVCNVDDVIEMLMAGATAVGIASANMWDPLVCYKIVNQLEERLLNLGFNSVEELVNKVKTTREWFKNQQ; encoded by the coding sequence ATGAGCAAACTTTCAATTAAAATACCAGGGATTAAATTAAAAAACCCAATAATAATAGCTTCTGGACCTTTAATACATGGTGAATATTTAAATAGTGTATATGATCTTTCAACACTTGGAGCGATAACAACTAAAACAGTTACTTTTTTACCTAAAGAAGGGAATCCTACACCAAGATTCGCTTCACTTGAAGGGGGATACATCAATGCAGTAGGTTTGAAGAATATTGGAATTAAAAAGTTTATTAAAACTAAGATGGAGTTTTTAGAAATGATGAATGTTCCTGTAATCTCTAGTATTGCAGGTAATTCAATTGAAGAGTATGTAGAGATGGTTACTATGTTAAATAATAAAGAAGTTATTAATGCTATTGAATTAAATGTATCTTGTCCAAATGTAAAAAAAGATAGTATAGTAATGACTTCTAACTATGAATATTTAAAAGAACTTATTATAAGTGTAAAAAAGGTTACAACCAAACCTATTTATATTAAATTATCACCAACTGAACCTGACATTATTGAAACTGCAAAAGTTTGTAAGGCAGCAGGAGCTGATGCTTTGACAATGATAAATGGTATTAGTGGAATGAAGATAAATATCAAAACCATGGAACCAGTGTTATCAAATAAGTTTGGAGGAGTTAGTGGTTCATTTATAAGACCTTTAGCTATTAAACTAGTCTATCAAGTTTCAAATGAAGTTGACATACCAATTATTGGAGTTGGAGGAGTTTGCAATGTTGATGACGTTATTGAAATGTTGATGGCAGGAGCAACTGCTGTTGGTATTGCAAGCGCAAATATGTGAGATCCATTAGTGTGTTATAAGATTGTTAATCAACTTGAAGAAAGATTATTAAACCTTGGATTTAACTCTGTCGAAGAGTTAGTTAATAAAGTAAAAACTACAAGAGAATGATTTAAGAACCAACAATAG
- the msrB gene encoding peptide-methionine (R)-S-oxide reductase MsrB encodes MSNFKENKKIDQLTDIEYQVTMKNSTEPPFDNKYWNEYRKGIYVDILTGEPLFFSSDKYDSGCGWPSFTKPIEKKLIKEKADFSHNMHRVEVRTKNSDIHLGHVFTDGPLEEGGLRYCINSASLEFIPLEEMEEKGYSDYTLMIK; translated from the coding sequence ATGAGTAATTTTAAAGAAAATAAAAAAATTGATCAATTAACAGACATAGAGTATCAAGTAACAATGAAAAACTCTACAGAACCACCCTTTGATAATAAATATTGAAATGAATATAGAAAAGGTATTTATGTTGACATACTTACAGGTGAACCACTGTTTTTTTCAAGTGATAAATATGATTCAGGATGCGGTTGACCAAGTTTTACAAAACCTATTGAAAAAAAATTAATTAAAGAAAAAGCGGATTTTTCTCATAATATGCACAGAGTAGAAGTAAGAACTAAAAATAGCGACATTCATCTGGGACATGTCTTTACAGATGGACCATTAGAAGAAGGTGGTTTAAGATATTGTATAAACTCGGCTTCACTAGAATTTATACCGTTAGAAGAAATGGAAGAAAAAGGTTATAGTGATTACACACTTATGATTAAGTAA
- the nadE gene encoding NAD(+) synthase, protein MKERELKEYLDYLVGWIKEEVIKANQKGVVVGISGGIDSAVVAALAIKAFPNNYSVVWMPCESSELDLKCKNDLLESLSIKNCLEVNLLETFSCLKNELNNNVEGISKLALANSKARLRMTTLYSIAQSKNSLVLGTDNACEWHIGYFTKFGDGGVDLVPLLYLLKRDVRLAAKLLNIPDSIINREPTASLWENQTDESEIGFSYDLIDDYLSGLKVDNNVKERIDFLHKISEHKRNLAKKPQTIKDILKNNIFK, encoded by the coding sequence ATGAAAGAAAGAGAATTAAAAGAATATTTAGATTATTTAGTAGGTTGAATAAAAGAAGAAGTTATCAAAGCGAATCAAAAAGGTGTAGTTGTCGGTATTAGTGGAGGTATTGACTCAGCTGTAGTTGCAGCGCTAGCTATAAAAGCATTTCCAAATAATTACTCGGTTGTTTGAATGCCTTGTGAGTCAAGTGAACTCGATTTAAAATGCAAAAATGATTTACTTGAAAGTTTATCAATAAAAAATTGTTTGGAAGTTAATCTTTTAGAAACTTTTAGTTGCTTGAAAAACGAACTAAATAACAATGTTGAAGGCATTTCAAAACTTGCATTAGCAAACTCAAAGGCGAGACTTAGAATGACTACTTTGTACTCAATAGCACAATCAAAAAACTCATTAGTTTTAGGTACTGATAATGCTTGTGAGTGACATATTGGCTATTTTACAAAGTTTGGTGATGGTGGAGTTGATTTAGTTCCGCTATTATATTTATTAAAAAGAGATGTAAGATTAGCTGCTAAATTATTAAACATTCCAGATAGCATAATAAATAGAGAACCAACTGCTAGTTTATGAGAAAACCAAACAGATGAGTCTGAAATAGGTTTTAGTTACGACTTAATCGATGATTATCTAAGTGGTTTAAAAGTTGATAATAATGTAAAGGAAAGAATTGATTTCTTACATAAAATATCTGAGCATAAGAGAAATTTGGCTAAAAAACCACAAACCATAAAGGATATTTTAAAAAATAATATATTTAAATAA
- the obgE gene encoding GTPase ObgE yields MKFVDLAYFNIKAGKGGDGAVSFRKELYVPNGGPNGGDGGDGGDIIFIADEGKTSLLDLKLQKFYYADDGHKGDIKNMHGKNGKDCIIKVPVGTVIYNSDNNELLADFIEHNQKEIIAKGGKGGRGNARFANSRNRAPTNFEAGDLGDNINIKAELKVLADVGFVGLPNAGKSTMLRAISNSKPTIADYPFTTLNPQLGLCIDKKNRTFVVADLPGLIEGASQGKGLGFDFLRHIERCKIICHIIDMSGNYGTDDVIKNYQLIRNELITYNLDLEKRHEIIIANKIDIEEAEINLMYFKEKYKDKVIIQTSGLKKENIENLLILIGDTLEENDLLGKDKFIGIKKTNEFKLYTFEGQLKDLEIQKFSDNKWIIKGEDVKKIYLKTPISTYDNLLLFNEKLKKLGVYDLLREKGAKKGDLVKIFDIELEWMD; encoded by the coding sequence ATGAAATTTGTAGACTTAGCGTATTTTAATATTAAAGCCGGAAAAGGTGGAGATGGTGCAGTTTCTTTTAGGAAAGAACTATATGTACCAAATGGCGGACCTAATGGCGGAGATGGTGGAGATGGTGGAGATATTATTTTCATCGCTGATGAAGGAAAAACATCGCTACTTGATTTAAAGTTACAAAAATTTTACTATGCAGATGATGGCCATAAAGGTGATATAAAAAATATGCATGGTAAAAATGGTAAAGATTGCATTATAAAGGTACCTGTTGGAACAGTGATTTATAACTCTGATAATAATGAATTACTTGCAGACTTTATTGAACATAATCAAAAAGAAATAATAGCAAAAGGTGGTAAAGGCGGAAGAGGTAATGCAAGATTTGCAAACTCACGAAATAGAGCACCAACCAACTTTGAAGCTGGTGATCTTGGAGATAACATAAATATTAAAGCTGAATTAAAAGTACTTGCAGATGTAGGTTTTGTTGGTTTACCTAACGCAGGAAAATCAACTATGCTTAGAGCAATTTCTAACTCAAAACCAACAATTGCTGATTATCCATTTACTACACTAAATCCACAATTAGGGCTATGTATTGATAAAAAAAATAGAACTTTTGTAGTTGCGGATTTGCCTGGATTAATTGAAGGTGCAAGTCAAGGAAAAGGATTGGGGTTTGATTTCCTAAGACATATCGAAAGATGTAAAATAATTTGTCATATAATAGATATGTCAGGAAATTATGGTACAGATGATGTTATTAAGAACTATCAATTAATTCGTAATGAGTTAATAACATATAATCTCGATCTTGAAAAAAGGCATGAAATAATAATTGCAAATAAAATTGATATTGAAGAAGCTGAAATAAATTTAATGTATTTTAAGGAAAAGTATAAAGATAAAGTTATAATCCAAACCTCAGGATTAAAAAAAGAAAATATTGAAAACTTGCTAATTTTAATCGGTGACACACTAGAGGAAAATGATTTATTAGGAAAAGATAAGTTTATTGGAATTAAAAAAACTAATGAATTTAAACTTTATACATTTGAAGGTCAATTAAAAGACTTAGAAATACAAAAATTTTCAGATAATAAATGAATCATTAAAGGTGAGGATGTTAAAAAAATATATCTAAAAACTCCAATATCAACATATGATAATTTACTATTATTTAATGAAAAATTAAAAAAACTAGGAGTGTATGATTTGTTAAGAGAAAAAGGAGCTAAAAAAGGAGATCTAGTTAAAATATTTGATATTGAACTAGAATGGATGGATTAA